A genomic window from Verrucomicrobiia bacterium includes:
- a CDS encoding ABC transporter permease: MFRGYTAIMLKEFTTMFRDPTTLFFMFFPPLLQIIAFGYALDNDVKHMATVLLDQDRSVESRQLVEDFKNTSTFRIVGEVRDVTELEAAIRQGRAYVGLEIPPDFTRRLRAGRGAQVQVLIDGSSSTVALQALQTSMGIAMRDSLVTLLGETGRREQPIEVRPQMLYNPTMKSANFFVPGVMGLALQIATVFATALAMVREREKGTLENLLVAPLSRSGLMLGKLTPYLVVAMTMATCIFVVARWIFQIPIRGDVPALFLATLLFVFTLLSLGLLISTKAANQMQAMQMTMALILPSVFFSGFIFPRETMPEFFYWISTLIPATYFIELMRATMLRGATVADYWHYYAILAGMGLVVFTLAATRFRTRLA, translated from the coding sequence ATGTTTCGCGGTTACACGGCCATCATGCTCAAGGAATTCACGACCATGTTTCGTGATCCAACGACGCTGTTCTTCATGTTCTTCCCGCCGTTGCTGCAAATCATCGCGTTCGGCTACGCGCTGGACAACGACGTGAAGCACATGGCCACCGTGCTGCTCGACCAGGACCGATCGGTTGAAAGCCGCCAGCTGGTCGAGGACTTCAAGAACACGAGCACATTCCGCATCGTCGGCGAGGTGCGGGACGTGACGGAACTCGAAGCCGCCATCCGGCAGGGCCGCGCATATGTCGGTCTGGAGATTCCGCCGGACTTCACGCGGCGATTGCGCGCCGGTCGCGGCGCCCAGGTGCAGGTGCTGATTGACGGCTCCAGCTCCACCGTGGCCCTGCAGGCCCTGCAAACGTCAATGGGCATTGCCATGCGAGATTCGCTGGTCACGCTGCTGGGTGAAACCGGCCGGCGTGAGCAGCCCATCGAAGTCCGCCCGCAGATGCTCTACAACCCGACGATGAAGAGCGCGAATTTCTTCGTGCCGGGAGTCATGGGTCTGGCGCTGCAAATCGCCACCGTGTTTGCCACCGCGCTGGCCATGGTGCGGGAACGCGAAAAGGGCACGCTCGAAAACCTGCTCGTCGCGCCGCTGTCCCGTTCCGGTCTCATGCTCGGCAAGCTGACGCCTTACCTGGTCGTCGCAATGACGATGGCCACGTGCATTTTTGTGGTGGCGCGCTGGATCTTTCAAATTCCCATCCGCGGCGATGTGCCGGCGCTGTTTCTGGCCACGCTGTTGTTTGTCTTCACGTTGCTGAGCCTCGGCCTGCTGATTTCAACCAAGGCCGCCAACCAGATGCAGGCGATGCAAATGACAATGGCGCTGATCCTGCCCTCGGTGTTCTTCTCCGGATTCATTTTCCCGCGCGAAACCATGCCGGAGTTCTTCTACTGGATCAGCACGCTCATCCCGGCGACCTACTTCATCGAACTCATGCGCGCCACCATGCTGCGCGGCGCTACCGTCGCGGACTACTGGCACTACTACGCAATCCTGGCGGGCATGGGTCTGGTTGTCTTCACGCTCGCCGCCACGCGGTTCCGCACCCGACTGGCGTAA
- a CDS encoding ABC transporter ATP-binding protein, which translates to MISVQNLTKRFGHFTAVDDVSFSVGKGAIFGFLGPNGSGKSTVIRMLCGILAPSGGQARIAGHDVARETEQLKGTIGYMSQKFSLYDELTVKENLRFYGRLYGMKGAVLRQRMDELIALTHLDPYLDRRAALLSGGWRQRLAMACCLMHQPSVLFLDEPTAGIDPVARRELWDLLFEFSGQGITLFVTTHYMDEAERCSHVGYIYLSKLIVCGEPDDLKQLPEVNPSGTRRLDVTCDHVTVGLQAVRRQPGVRSATVFGQSMHLLLDADVSDAAITQRLAGAGIHGADIRPIAPSLEDVFVTLTAREAESRS; encoded by the coding sequence ATGATCTCCGTCCAAAACCTCACGAAACGCTTCGGCCACTTCACGGCGGTGGACGACGTGAGTTTTTCGGTCGGCAAGGGCGCGATCTTCGGGTTCCTCGGGCCGAACGGCTCGGGCAAGTCCACGGTCATTCGCATGCTCTGCGGCATCCTGGCGCCGAGCGGCGGCCAGGCGCGCATCGCCGGACACGACGTGGCCCGTGAAACCGAACAGTTGAAGGGCACCATTGGCTACATGTCGCAGAAGTTTTCGCTCTATGATGAGCTGACAGTGAAGGAAAACCTGCGGTTTTATGGCCGGCTCTACGGCATGAAGGGGGCCGTGCTCCGACAGCGCATGGATGAACTCATCGCGTTGACGCACCTCGACCCTTACCTTGACCGGCGCGCGGCGCTGCTTTCGGGCGGCTGGCGGCAACGCCTGGCCATGGCGTGCTGCCTGATGCATCAGCCCTCGGTGTTGTTTCTCGACGAACCCACGGCCGGCATTGACCCGGTGGCCCGCCGCGAGTTGTGGGATTTGTTGTTCGAATTTTCCGGGCAGGGCATCACGCTCTTCGTGACGACGCATTACATGGACGAGGCCGAGCGTTGTTCGCACGTCGGCTACATTTATCTCTCGAAACTCATCGTGTGCGGCGAGCCCGATGATTTGAAGCAGCTGCCGGAGGTGAATCCGTCCGGCACACGCCGGCTGGATGTCACGTGCGACCACGTCACGGTCGGCTTGCAGGCCGTGCGACGGCAGCCCGGCGTGCGCAGCGCCACGGTGTTCGGGCAGTCGATGCATCTGCTGCTCGACGCGGACGTCAGCGACGCCGCGATCACCCAACGCCTGGCCGGGGCCGGCATTCATGGCGCGGACATCCGTCCCATCGCGCCGTCGCTCGAGGATGTGTTCGTGACCCTGACCGCCCGGGAGGCGGAGAGCCGGAGCTGA
- the dnaK gene encoding molecular chaperone DnaK, with protein MAKVLGIDLGTTNSCMAVMEGGDPLVLENSEGKRTTPSVVAFTKSGERLVGEAAKRQAVTNSRNTVYSIKRFMGRKFDEVQEEIKRMPYKVVKASNGDCAVEVEIEGKTKQYTPPEISAMILQKLKADAETRLGEKITQAVITVPAYFNDSQRQATKDAGRIAGLEVLRIINEPTAASLAYGLDKKKDEKIAVYDLGGGTFDISVLEIGDGVFEVKATNGDTHLGGDDWDNRLMDWILDEFKKEHGMDLRKQPDALQRIKEEAEKAKIALSSAQQYEINLPFITADASGPKHIATKLTRAKMEQLCDDLFERTIKPVKACLSDAGVSADKIDELVLVGGMTRMPKVVETAHTLVNKPPHQGVNPDEVVAIGAGIQGGVLKGEVKDVLLLDVTPLSLGIETLGGVFTRLIERNTTIPTRKSEIFSTASDNQPGVEIHVLQGERQFARDNKTIGKFQLTDIPPAPRGVPQIEVTFDIDANGILHVNAKDLGTGKEQKITITASSGLSKDEIEKMRKDAEAHAEDDKQRKEEVETRNEADNAVYRSEKMLKDNADKLSGSDKEKIEKAVAEVKEALKGSDAAAIKSASEKLNEAWQAASAELYKAAAEQAKASKAQGAPGGEAPKPEDEKKGGKDEGPIIDAEVVDENKK; from the coding sequence ATGGCAAAAGTGCTCGGCATTGACTTGGGAACAACGAACTCCTGCATGGCGGTGATGGAAGGCGGGGATCCGTTGGTTCTGGAAAACTCGGAAGGCAAACGCACCACCCCGTCCGTCGTCGCGTTCACCAAGAGCGGCGAGCGGCTCGTCGGTGAGGCGGCCAAGCGCCAGGCCGTCACCAACTCGCGTAACACTGTCTATTCCATCAAGCGTTTCATGGGCCGCAAGTTTGATGAAGTGCAGGAGGAGATCAAACGGATGCCCTATAAGGTCGTGAAGGCGTCGAATGGCGATTGCGCCGTCGAGGTCGAGATCGAAGGCAAGACCAAGCAATACACCCCGCCCGAAATTTCCGCGATGATCCTTCAGAAGCTCAAGGCCGACGCCGAGACGCGCCTGGGCGAGAAGATTACACAAGCCGTCATCACGGTGCCCGCCTACTTCAACGACTCGCAGCGCCAGGCCACAAAGGACGCCGGCCGCATCGCGGGCCTCGAAGTGCTCCGCATCATCAACGAGCCCACGGCCGCCTCACTCGCTTACGGTCTCGACAAGAAGAAAGACGAGAAAATCGCCGTGTATGACCTGGGTGGCGGCACGTTCGACATTTCCGTTTTGGAAATCGGCGACGGCGTTTTTGAAGTGAAGGCCACCAACGGTGACACGCACCTCGGCGGCGACGACTGGGACAATCGCCTGATGGACTGGATTCTCGATGAATTCAAGAAGGAGCACGGCATGGATCTGCGCAAGCAGCCCGACGCCCTCCAGCGCATCAAGGAAGAGGCCGAGAAGGCCAAGATCGCCCTCAGCTCCGCGCAGCAATACGAAATCAATTTGCCGTTTATCACCGCCGACGCCAGTGGGCCGAAGCACATCGCGACGAAGCTCACGCGCGCCAAGATGGAGCAGCTCTGCGACGACCTGTTCGAGCGCACCATCAAACCGGTGAAAGCCTGCTTGTCAGACGCGGGTGTCAGCGCCGACAAGATTGACGAACTCGTGCTCGTCGGCGGCATGACCCGCATGCCGAAGGTCGTTGAGACCGCGCACACGCTCGTCAACAAGCCGCCGCATCAGGGCGTGAACCCCGACGAAGTCGTCGCCATCGGCGCCGGCATCCAGGGCGGCGTGCTCAAGGGCGAAGTGAAGGACGTCCTCCTACTCGACGTGACCCCGCTGTCGCTCGGCATCGAGACGCTCGGCGGCGTGTTCACGCGCCTCATCGAGCGCAACACCACCATCCCGACGCGCAAATCGGAAATCTTCTCCACCGCGAGCGACAACCAGCCCGGCGTGGAAATCCACGTGTTGCAGGGCGAACGCCAGTTCGCGCGCGACAACAAGACGATTGGCAAGTTCCAGCTCACCGACATCCCGCCCGCACCGCGTGGCGTGCCGCAGATCGAAGTCACCTTCGACATTGATGCGAACGGCATCCTGCACGTGAACGCGAAGGACCTCGGCACCGGCAAGGAGCAGAAGATCACCATCACCGCCAGCAGCGGCCTCTCGAAGGACGAAATCGAGAAGATGCGCAAGGACGCCGAGGCTCACGCCGAGGACGACAAGCAGCGCAAGGAAGAGGTCGAGACGCGCAACGAGGCCGACAACGCCGTCTATCGCTCCGAGAAGATGCTGAAGGACAACGCGGACAAACTCTCCGGCAGCGACAAGGAAAAGATCGAGAAGGCCGTGGCCGAAGTGAAGGAAGCACTAAAGGGCAGCGATGCGGCGGCGATCAAGAGCGCCAGCGAGAAGCTGAACGAAGCGTGGCAGGCTGCGAGCGCGGAGCTTTACAAAGCCGCGGCAGAACAAGCCAAGGCCAGTAAGGCGCAAGGCGCGCCTGGCGGTGAAGCGCCCAAGCCCGAAGATGAAAAGAAGGGCGGCAAGGACGAAGGCCCGATCATCGACGCCGAGGTCGTGGACGAGAATAAGAAGTAA
- a CDS encoding DUF4145 domain-containing protein — translation MPTIEWQSAQGLPSFSYVCGYCGNPLASALGWSASFVKGGSRHSFGRIYVCHHCSRPTFIDSSDGKQTPGFSFGEPVKNISDKDLNAIYEEARTATSAGCYTAAVLCCRKLLMHLAVAKGAKEGDTFKRYVEYLADNHHVPPACKGWVEQIKDAGNEANHVVKMMNREDAEHLVSFCEMLLKIFYEFPAVALARNGGKTN, via the coding sequence ATGCCGACCATCGAGTGGCAGTCAGCCCAAGGGTTGCCAAGCTTTAGCTACGTGTGTGGCTATTGCGGCAACCCATTGGCTTCCGCACTCGGCTGGTCTGCTAGTTTCGTAAAAGGCGGAAGCAGACACAGTTTCGGAAGAATCTATGTTTGCCACCATTGTTCGCGGCCAACATTTATCGACAGCAGTGACGGGAAACAGACGCCAGGTTTTTCCTTCGGTGAGCCGGTGAAAAACATTTCGGACAAAGACCTGAACGCGATTTATGAAGAAGCTCGCACTGCAACAAGTGCAGGTTGTTACACAGCGGCGGTTTTGTGCTGTAGAAAACTTCTCATGCACCTAGCAGTCGCAAAAGGCGCTAAAGAGGGAGATACGTTCAAACGATACGTCGAGTATTTGGCAGATAATCATCACGTCCCACCTGCATGTAAGGGTTGGGTCGAACAAATCAAAGATGCCGGCAACGAGGCGAATCACGTGGTGAAGATGATGAATCGTGAAGACGCAGAACACCTCGTCTCATTTTGCGAGATGCTATTGAAGATTTTTTACGAATTTCCTGCTGTTGCCCTAGCAAGGAATGGCGGAAAGACAAACTGA
- a CDS encoding co-chaperone GroES, whose product MALNIKPLGDRILVEPAEEKEVKKGGIIIPDTAKEKPQEGIVRVLGTGKTDDEGKKIAFEVKVGDRVLVSKYGGTEIKIEGKEYKLLSSDDILAIVG is encoded by the coding sequence ATGGCACTGAACATCAAACCTCTCGGTGACCGGATCCTCGTTGAGCCGGCCGAAGAGAAGGAAGTCAAGAAGGGCGGCATCATCATCCCCGATACCGCCAAGGAAAAACCCCAGGAAGGCATCGTCCGCGTGCTCGGCACCGGCAAGACTGATGACGAAGGCAAGAAGATCGCCTTCGAAGTCAAGGTCGGCGACCGCGTGCTCGTCTCCAAATACGGCGGCACCGAGATCAAGATCGAAGGCAAGGAATACAAGCTCCTCTCCTCCGACGACATCCTCGCCATCGTGGGCTGA
- the groL gene encoding chaperonin GroEL (60 kDa chaperone family; promotes refolding of misfolded polypeptides especially under stressful conditions; forms two stacked rings of heptamers to form a barrel-shaped 14mer; ends can be capped by GroES; misfolded proteins enter the barrel where they are refolded when GroES binds), with amino-acid sequence MAAKQLLFDEAARQAILRGVSKLSKAVVATLGPKGRNVVLDKKFGSPTVTKDGVTVAKEIELEDPFENMGAQMVREVASKTSDNAGDGTTTATVLAEAIYREGLKYVTSGANPISIQRGIQKAVESAVGQLDKIAKKVKDKEEIKQVATVSANWDTTIGEIIADAMDKVGKDGTITVEEAKSIETTLDVVEGMQFDKGYLSPYFVTNAETMEAKMEDAYILIYEKKISSLKDLLPLLEKAARTGKPLLIIAEEVEGEALATLVVNKLRGTLNVCAVKAPGFGDRRKAMLEDIAVLTGGRFITEDLGLKLENLELNDLGRAKSVVVEKENTTIVEGNGKSSEIQGRVNQIRRQIEETTSDYDREKLQERLAKLAGGVAVINVGAATETEMKEKKMRVEDALHATRAAVEEGIVAGGGVALIRCIGAIDATKGANDDEQIGVSIVKRAVESPLRSLAANAGVEGSVIVEAVKKAKGNEGYNVATGAMEDLVKAGVVDPKKVTRTALQNASSIAGLLLTTECLITEIPEKEKPAPAGHGAPGMGGMDY; translated from the coding sequence ATGGCAGCTAAACAACTGTTGTTCGATGAGGCAGCGCGTCAGGCCATCCTGCGCGGCGTCTCCAAGCTCTCCAAGGCCGTCGTCGCCACGCTCGGACCGAAAGGCCGCAACGTCGTGCTCGACAAAAAATTCGGCTCCCCGACCGTGACCAAGGACGGTGTCACCGTCGCGAAGGAAATCGAACTGGAAGACCCGTTTGAAAACATGGGCGCCCAGATGGTCCGCGAAGTCGCCAGCAAGACGAGCGACAACGCGGGCGACGGCACCACCACGGCGACCGTGCTCGCCGAGGCCATCTACCGCGAAGGTCTCAAGTATGTGACCAGCGGCGCGAACCCGATCAGCATCCAGCGCGGCATCCAGAAGGCCGTGGAATCCGCCGTCGGCCAGCTCGACAAGATCGCCAAGAAGGTCAAGGACAAGGAAGAGATCAAGCAGGTCGCGACCGTTTCCGCGAACTGGGACACCACCATCGGCGAGATCATCGCCGACGCGATGGACAAGGTCGGCAAGGACGGCACCATCACGGTCGAAGAAGCGAAGTCCATCGAGACGACGCTCGACGTCGTGGAAGGCATGCAGTTCGACAAGGGCTACCTCTCGCCTTACTTCGTCACGAACGCCGAGACGATGGAAGCGAAGATGGAAGATGCCTATATCCTGATCTATGAAAAGAAGATCAGCTCGCTCAAGGACCTGCTCCCGTTGCTCGAGAAGGCTGCCCGCACCGGCAAGCCGCTCCTGATCATCGCCGAGGAAGTTGAAGGCGAAGCGCTCGCGACGCTCGTCGTGAACAAGCTCCGCGGCACGTTGAACGTCTGCGCTGTGAAGGCCCCCGGCTTCGGCGATCGTCGCAAGGCGATGCTCGAAGACATCGCGGTCCTCACCGGCGGTCGCTTCATCACCGAAGACCTCGGCCTCAAGCTCGAGAACCTCGAACTCAATGACCTCGGCCGCGCCAAGAGCGTCGTCGTGGAGAAGGAAAACACCACCATCGTCGAAGGCAACGGCAAGTCCTCCGAGATCCAGGGCCGGGTGAACCAGATCCGCCGCCAGATCGAGGAGACGACCAGCGACTACGACCGCGAGAAGCTCCAAGAACGCCTGGCGAAGCTCGCCGGTGGCGTGGCCGTCATCAACGTCGGCGCCGCAACCGAAACCGAGATGAAGGAAAAGAAGATGCGTGTGGAAGACGCGCTGCACGCGACGCGCGCGGCCGTTGAAGAAGGCATCGTCGCCGGTGGCGGCGTGGCCCTCATCCGCTGCATCGGCGCGATCGACGCGACCAAGGGTGCCAATGACGACGAACAAATCGGCGTCAGCATCGTGAAGCGCGCCGTTGAATCACCGCTCCGCTCGCTCGCCGCCAACGCCGGCGTCGAAGGCAGCGTGATCGTGGAAGCCGTCAAGAAGGCGAAGGGCAACGAAGGTTACAATGTCGCCACGGGCGCCATGGAAGACCTCGTGAAAGCCGGCGTGGTGGACCCGAAGAAGGTCACCCGCACCGCGCTCCAGAACGCCAGTTCGATCGCGGGCCTGCTGCTCACGACCGAATGCCTGATCACCGAGATTCCGGAGAAGGAAAAGCCGGCTCCGGCGGGTCACGGCGCCCCCGGCATGGGCGGCATGGATTACTGA